A window from Chitinophaga filiformis encodes these proteins:
- a CDS encoding thioesterase family protein: MEYSKVYKVKEEHIDVQGIMDGLYYPFYMEYCRHDYIREVLGFDFAEEAAKGVHMVLSQYTIKFLRSLKKDDEFTVTCELFADAGGQPRLHFKQSIILNGKVMTTAVFTGTCVAATGGRPYLPAGMTDKLVDAPKLDVATLK; this comes from the coding sequence ATGGAATATTCAAAAGTCTATAAGGTAAAGGAAGAACATATCGACGTACAGGGTATTATGGATGGGTTATATTACCCTTTCTATATGGAATACTGCCGGCATGACTATATCAGGGAGGTGCTGGGATTTGACTTCGCTGAGGAAGCCGCTAAAGGTGTTCATATGGTATTGTCCCAATACACGATCAAGTTCCTGCGCTCGCTGAAAAAAGATGACGAATTCACCGTGACCTGCGAGTTGTTTGCAGATGCCGGCGGTCAGCCGCGACTGCATTTTAAGCAATCTATTATCCTGAATGGCAAAGTAATGACCACTGCTGTCTTCACCGGTACCTGCGTAGCGGCAACGGGAGGCAGACCTTATCTGCCTGCCGGAATGACGGATAAACTGGTAGACGCACCAAAACTGGATGTAGCGACGTTAAAGTAA
- a CDS encoding acyltransferase family protein, whose amino-acid sequence MRTSENHVTLENKNPEHYYWLDLFRGLAAMIVVTTHCRTMLFVEYGLLPPAEKTVRNSVFFFLTRISHEAVLLFFVLSGFLVGGKVIQRLKAGTFDLKSYALDRTVRIMLPLLSALILIFICNTIIGQQYSVIDYLGNILSLQGILVPWVSGPLWSLAYEVWFYVLMGGMAWWLTTTKNAYRYVGIALLFVNFLIFSNSLKATYLFIWLLGAMSFFYVKKNNFMLVLGILSLIASMLSLQFFGRESRTFELHNVDNIKTICELCLGISMCLIVQQVIHRKPKGKVAIALNKFGTWLANFSYTLYLTHLPIVYVLVHFGFPKSGSINAVSLGYYLAAIAISLVSAYLIYLVFERRTKYVKEILKRRIPSKERVEGQQYQTRA is encoded by the coding sequence ATGCGAACCTCAGAAAATCACGTTACGCTGGAGAACAAAAATCCGGAACATTATTATTGGTTAGATCTGTTCAGAGGCTTAGCGGCCATGATCGTTGTTACCACCCATTGCCGCACCATGTTATTTGTTGAATATGGTTTACTGCCTCCGGCTGAAAAGACAGTCCGGAACTCAGTATTCTTCTTTCTTACCCGTATATCGCATGAAGCCGTATTGCTTTTCTTTGTGCTCAGCGGTTTCCTTGTGGGAGGGAAGGTTATTCAACGATTAAAGGCGGGTACCTTTGATCTTAAATCGTATGCGCTTGACAGAACGGTGCGCATCATGTTACCCTTGCTTTCTGCATTGATATTGATCTTTATATGCAATACCATTATCGGGCAGCAATACAGCGTGATCGATTATTTAGGGAATATACTCTCACTCCAGGGAATACTGGTGCCCTGGGTCAGCGGCCCCTTATGGTCACTGGCCTACGAGGTCTGGTTCTATGTGCTGATGGGGGGAATGGCCTGGTGGTTAACAACCACGAAAAATGCCTACAGATACGTTGGTATTGCGCTCCTGTTTGTTAATTTCCTGATATTTTCAAACAGCCTGAAGGCGACCTATCTTTTTATCTGGTTGCTGGGAGCGATGTCTTTCTTTTATGTAAAGAAGAATAATTTCATGTTGGTCCTGGGTATACTTTCACTGATCGCTTCTATGCTGTCCCTTCAATTCTTCGGCAGAGAGAGCCGTACTTTTGAGCTGCATAACGTTGATAATATTAAAACGATCTGCGAATTGTGCCTGGGAATATCCATGTGCCTTATCGTTCAGCAGGTGATACACCGCAAACCGAAAGGTAAAGTAGCCATCGCTTTAAATAAATTCGGGACCTGGCTGGCAAATTTTTCATATACTTTGTACCTGACGCATTTGCCAATAGTATATGTGTTGGTACATTTTGGATTCCCTAAAAGCGGATCGATCAATGCGGTATCACTTGGTTATTACCTGGCTGCTATCGCCATCTCACTGGTCAGTGCATACCTGATCTATCTTGTGTTTGAGCGGAGAACGAAATATGTAAAAGAGATATTGAAGCGCAGGATCCCTTCGAAGGAACGCGTGGAGGGACAGCAATACCAGACAAGGGCATAG
- a CDS encoding SusC/RagA family TonB-linked outer membrane protein, producing the protein MKKILSLLILLLSFNTWISAQDKTPGGKVLDAASGKPLPFVTITNNTNKGASMKADADGQFPLPATKAVLTFRFVGYKSQTVTYNPGQSALIVKMETEISGLDEVVVIGYGQQKKKDITSAVSSVSGKEISELPVTSINSALQARVPGVQISSAGYQPGAGTTIRIRGINSITQGDGPIYVVDGVILTGDIREINPSDIESIDVLKDASAAAIYGARAAAGVVIITTKKAKTGRASIDYNGYYGVQKIVKTYDFIDGPQYGYLRRLAWADEDPVAWPMNNPETDRKIFSPVELKSLAEGKTYDWPAIITQVAPQQSHSLSISNGIGKNKVYLSGNYLNQDGIIKGSNMKRYALKANVESAVTDKLTIGLNSNYSHIQTSIVSNEAYYTAVTMSPLRPIYDSTGKPSIEIDPNTGNITSNNPLALVMDATNHRIDDRLIGNMYLDYKVLPGLSFRSNIGADIYKNQQFEYYPRNTSAGYLQKGVAKVQNFGYRDWLWENTFTYDYNPSEEHSLNLLSGFTFQKRRQEWNFEQASGFPTDELTYKNMNLATRRDYISSDYFNWATSSLLGRAIYKYKQRYILNFTARYDGSSRFGAANRYGFFPSVSGAWRLIDEPFLGVKFKSRVSDAKIRMSYGVIGNQDVSYDKIFSQMNAATYPFNGNTQSSGYQVGGNKGNSALKWESQHQFNTGFDLGLLNNRIQMTFDFYNKNIKNLLLQNSLAPSQGFDATMINVASMTTRGIDIGLKLYPVKMPNFDWQIDLNWSKYKSKVTALLPGRDSLSPYLKVGEAPNSLIVDYVFDGIYNKGDDFKLNPTGRPGDVRIKDLNNDGIINQYDRAIVGRTTPKAWGGIWNYFRYKRVSMTVFASYMYGHDIYNKAYMDYVYSDGRKVILKDGLNYWTPENTNTNLPRPNAFGSSTRALPQGSSSFAVQKGDFLRIRNITLAYDCSPAILSKLKIRSLNVYAQALEPFLFTGYKGTDPEIGVAQGAYDIYPRFRTYLFGLKMGL; encoded by the coding sequence ATGAAAAAAATTTTATCCCTGCTTATCCTGCTGTTATCTTTCAACACATGGATATCAGCTCAAGACAAGACACCGGGGGGCAAGGTGCTGGATGCAGCATCAGGTAAACCGCTGCCTTTCGTCACTATCACCAACAACACCAACAAAGGAGCTTCCATGAAAGCAGATGCTGACGGACAGTTTCCTCTCCCTGCAACAAAAGCCGTTCTCACCTTCCGTTTCGTGGGCTACAAATCGCAGACGGTCACCTACAATCCCGGACAGAGCGCCCTTATCGTCAAAATGGAAACCGAGATTTCCGGGCTGGATGAGGTGGTGGTGATCGGTTATGGCCAGCAGAAAAAGAAAGACATTACCAGCGCAGTGTCCAGCGTGTCGGGCAAAGAGATCTCCGAGCTGCCTGTTACCTCCATCAACAGCGCCCTGCAGGCCAGGGTACCCGGTGTGCAGATCAGCAGCGCAGGTTATCAGCCAGGCGCCGGAACCACGATCAGGATCAGGGGGATCAATTCCATCACACAGGGCGACGGCCCCATTTATGTAGTGGACGGCGTCATCCTGACCGGCGATATCCGCGAGATCAATCCCTCCGACATTGAATCGATAGACGTACTGAAAGATGCATCCGCCGCCGCTATATATGGCGCCCGGGCAGCCGCTGGTGTGGTGATCATCACTACCAAAAAGGCGAAGACCGGCCGCGCCTCCATCGACTATAACGGCTACTACGGCGTGCAGAAGATCGTTAAGACCTACGATTTTATTGATGGTCCGCAATATGGTTACCTGCGAAGACTGGCCTGGGCCGATGAAGATCCTGTTGCCTGGCCGATGAATAACCCTGAAACTGACAGGAAGATATTCAGTCCTGTGGAACTGAAAAGCCTCGCGGAAGGCAAGACCTACGACTGGCCCGCCATCATCACCCAGGTAGCGCCCCAACAAAGTCATTCACTGAGCATCTCCAATGGCATCGGTAAGAACAAAGTATACCTGAGCGGCAACTACCTTAACCAGGACGGGATCATCAAAGGGTCTAACATGAAGCGTTATGCCCTGAAAGCAAACGTGGAATCGGCCGTGACAGATAAACTGACGATAGGCCTGAATAGCAACTATTCACATATCCAAACCAGCATCGTCAGCAATGAAGCCTATTACACCGCCGTGACCATGAGCCCTTTAAGGCCCATTTACGACTCCACCGGCAAGCCGTCCATAGAAATAGATCCGAATACCGGCAACATCACATCCAATAATCCACTGGCCCTTGTAATGGATGCCACCAACCACCGTATAGACGACCGCCTGATAGGAAATATGTACCTGGATTACAAAGTACTGCCCGGCTTAAGCTTCCGTTCCAATATCGGCGCTGACATTTACAAGAACCAGCAGTTTGAATACTACCCCCGGAACACCAGCGCAGGGTACTTACAGAAAGGCGTTGCCAAAGTGCAGAATTTCGGTTACCGCGACTGGCTCTGGGAAAACACTTTTACGTACGACTATAACCCTTCTGAGGAACATTCCCTCAACCTCCTGTCCGGTTTTACCTTCCAGAAAAGAAGACAGGAATGGAACTTCGAACAGGCTTCCGGCTTCCCGACAGATGAGCTGACCTATAAAAACATGAACCTCGCCACCAGGAGGGACTATATTTCCAGCGACTACTTCAACTGGGCTACCAGCTCACTGCTGGGCAGGGCCATCTATAAATACAAACAACGTTATATCCTCAATTTCACCGCCCGCTACGACGGGTCCTCCCGCTTCGGCGCCGCCAACCGTTACGGCTTCTTCCCATCCGTCAGCGGTGCATGGCGACTGATCGATGAGCCTTTCCTGGGCGTAAAATTCAAATCGCGCGTCAGCGATGCCAAGATCAGGATGAGTTATGGTGTGATCGGCAACCAGGACGTTTCCTACGACAAGATCTTCTCGCAAATGAATGCGGCCACTTATCCCTTTAATGGCAATACACAGTCCAGCGGCTACCAGGTGGGCGGTAACAAGGGTAACAGCGCACTGAAATGGGAAAGCCAGCATCAGTTCAATACCGGCTTCGACCTCGGCCTGCTGAACAACCGGATACAAATGACCTTCGACTTCTACAACAAGAATATCAAAAACCTCCTGTTGCAAAACTCACTGGCGCCGTCCCAGGGCTTCGATGCTACCATGATCAATGTAGCGTCTATGACCACCAGGGGGATCGACATCGGGCTGAAACTATACCCGGTTAAGATGCCAAACTTCGACTGGCAGATAGACCTTAACTGGTCTAAATACAAATCCAAAGTAACGGCATTGCTGCCTGGCAGAGACTCACTCAGCCCTTACCTGAAAGTGGGCGAAGCACCGAACAGCCTGATCGTTGATTATGTGTTTGACGGTATCTATAACAAAGGCGATGACTTTAAGCTGAACCCTACCGGCCGGCCTGGCGATGTGCGTATCAAAGACCTGAACAACGATGGTATCATCAATCAATACGACAGGGCGATAGTAGGCCGCACCACTCCTAAGGCCTGGGGTGGTATCTGGAACTATTTCCGGTATAAGAGGGTTTCCATGACCGTGTTTGCAAGTTATATGTACGGTCACGATATCTACAACAAGGCTTATATGGACTATGTCTACTCCGACGGCCGTAAAGTGATCCTGAAAGACGGACTGAACTACTGGACACCGGAAAATACCAATACCAATCTTCCACGTCCCAATGCATTTGGTAGTTCTACCAGGGCATTGCCACAGGGTTCTTCCAGCTTCGCCGTGCAGAAAGGCGATTTCCTCCGCATCAGGAATATCACACTGGCGTACGATTGCTCTCCGGCCATTTTATCCAAACTGAAAATAAGGTCGCTGAATGTATACGCCCAGGCCCTGGAACCATTCCTGTTCACAGGCTATAAAGGCACGGATCCCGAAATAGGCGTGGCGCAGGGGGCTTATGATATCTATCCCCGCTTCAGGACCTATCTGTTCGGTTTAAAAATGGGTTTATAA
- a CDS encoding HAD family hydrolase, translating into MQQHPTITTLFLDIGGVLLSNGWDRAARREAAAKFSLDLPELEERHHLTFDTYEEGKLTLDEYLHRTVFYEPRAFTEEEFKAFMFSVTTPIPEMIDLVCKIKAKYGIKIAIVNNEGRELNEYRIRQFGINKFVDFFISSCFVHFRKPDADIWRIALDIALVNPEEVLYIDDRPMFVSVATGLGINGLQHKTYEETKENLAKYGFVVD; encoded by the coding sequence ATGCAACAGCATCCAACAATTACGACATTATTCCTGGACATAGGCGGTGTATTGCTCAGCAATGGCTGGGACCGCGCTGCAAGAAGGGAGGCGGCCGCCAAATTCTCACTGGACCTTCCGGAACTGGAAGAACGTCACCATCTCACATTCGACACGTATGAGGAAGGCAAGCTGACGCTGGACGAATACCTGCACAGAACGGTATTCTATGAGCCAAGGGCTTTTACAGAAGAAGAATTTAAAGCGTTTATGTTCTCCGTTACCACGCCTATCCCTGAGATGATAGACCTGGTATGTAAGATCAAGGCGAAATACGGTATTAAGATCGCCATCGTCAATAATGAAGGCAGGGAACTGAACGAGTACCGTATACGGCAGTTTGGGATCAATAAGTTCGTAGACTTCTTCATCTCTTCCTGTTTCGTGCATTTCAGGAAACCTGACGCCGACATCTGGCGTATAGCACTGGATATTGCGCTGGTAAATCCGGAGGAGGTATTATATATCGATGACCGGCCAATGTTCGTATCTGTAGCAACAGGCCTTGGTATTAACGGCCTTCAGCATAAGACATACGAAGAGACCAAAGAGAATCTAGCTAAATATGGATTTGTAGTGGATTGA
- a CDS encoding porin — MKKVFLVLALASRTICAMAQDTTTTTEKVPFDGIDQTWQNGNDRRENPAFQDMKFFTPSIMMDINYTHSFNRPNDNTVVGSTALARNNEVELSALHFGGDFYYKGARARVMTQFGTRSIVVPRNDYSPYRGQYQLANAYRYLSEAYAGYHINKWYGINIDAGLFMSYLGLNSYYQPENWEYQASFTSDNTPWFFNGLRVQIFPTKNLKIEPWIINGWQSYGKFNKMPGFGFNITYMSDNSNLKVLTNDYYGTDAAGIPERKRFHSDNSLLIRYYNKPKSKGISRMAFSLTGDVGFEKGGGVNGFKDSDKNGPAQYFLSGMFYNRVWFNRNRFAWTVGGGVMTNPGRYLVLYPTGQASPLPNPADPTKTEGAFPFSANPGDKFKGWDMSTNFDYMPNQSITFRFELVNRHSNVPYFAGEGGVTSQTGYTTTPLDPDWRPDLVKSETRFILAALFRL, encoded by the coding sequence ATGAAAAAAGTATTTCTGGTACTTGCATTAGCATCAAGGACTATCTGCGCTATGGCGCAGGACACCACAACAACTACGGAAAAAGTACCGTTCGACGGCATTGATCAAACCTGGCAGAATGGGAACGACAGAAGAGAGAACCCTGCATTTCAGGACATGAAGTTCTTCACGCCAAGTATCATGATGGATATCAACTATACACATTCGTTCAACCGGCCTAACGACAATACAGTGGTAGGCTCTACCGCATTGGCCCGTAACAACGAGGTAGAACTGTCTGCGCTCCATTTTGGCGGCGATTTCTATTATAAAGGGGCCAGGGCAAGGGTAATGACCCAGTTTGGCACCCGTTCTATCGTAGTGCCGCGTAATGACTATAGCCCATACCGTGGGCAGTACCAGTTGGCCAATGCATACCGCTATCTGAGTGAGGCGTATGCGGGGTATCATATCAATAAATGGTACGGCATTAATATTGACGCAGGGTTGTTCATGAGTTACCTGGGGCTGAACTCATACTATCAGCCTGAGAACTGGGAATACCAGGCATCCTTTACATCTGACAATACCCCATGGTTCTTTAACGGGTTACGTGTCCAGATCTTCCCAACAAAGAATTTAAAGATCGAACCCTGGATCATCAATGGCTGGCAGAGCTATGGCAAATTCAACAAAATGCCCGGATTTGGCTTCAATATCACCTACATGTCCGACAACAGCAATCTGAAAGTGCTGACGAATGATTACTACGGTACTGATGCTGCGGGGATACCTGAAAGAAAGCGGTTTCACTCTGACAACAGCCTGCTGATAAGATATTATAATAAGCCGAAGTCAAAAGGTATCAGCAGAATGGCCTTCTCTCTGACAGGAGATGTCGGTTTTGAAAAAGGTGGCGGGGTGAACGGATTTAAAGACAGCGATAAGAATGGTCCTGCGCAGTACTTCCTGAGCGGTATGTTCTACAACCGTGTCTGGTTCAACAGGAACAGGTTTGCCTGGACGGTAGGCGGTGGTGTAATGACCAACCCTGGCAGATACCTGGTACTGTACCCCACCGGTCAGGCAAGCCCATTGCCCAATCCGGCCGATCCTACTAAAACAGAAGGCGCCTTCCCATTCAGCGCGAACCCTGGCGATAAGTTCAAAGGCTGGGATATGTCGACCAATTTTGACTATATGCCCAACCAGAGTATTACCTTCAGATTTGAGCTGGTGAACAGGCATTCTAATGTACCCTATTTCGCAGGTGAGGGTGGTGTTACTTCCCAGACCGGTTACACTACAACACCGCTGGATCCTGACTGGCGTCCTGACCTGGTGAAATCTGAAACCAGGTTTATACTCGCTGCCTTATTCAGACTGTAA
- a CDS encoding AraC family transcriptional regulator: protein MKEKVLKKREGFEGQQLIVVPKKISADFLTKDPITRQLYITDIGYYPRARYHYVKRTVGAGQHIIIYCIEGRGWIEIDKKRIDVQPSQLVIIPSGVAHKYMSEEDDPWTIYWIHFKGDISAFIVELILQRARNYKLHLTYNETRIHLFEEICLNLQKGYSGDNLRYVNMIFNHFLSSLLYEEKFNHAGHEEAEDVIAHTISMMQERLAQVITLQELSSYAGLSVSHFSAVFREKTGYSPIEYFNHLKIQKACQYLMFSNATVKEVANRLGVEDQYYFSRMFSKLMGMSPSEYRNKNKAMEQ, encoded by the coding sequence ATGAAAGAGAAAGTACTTAAAAAACGGGAAGGGTTTGAGGGGCAGCAGCTGATAGTGGTGCCTAAAAAGATCTCGGCCGATTTCCTGACGAAGGATCCCATTACCCGGCAGCTGTACATTACGGATATAGGGTATTATCCAAGAGCGCGTTATCACTACGTTAAGCGAACGGTAGGGGCCGGGCAGCATATTATTATCTATTGTATAGAAGGACGGGGATGGATAGAGATAGACAAAAAGCGGATCGATGTGCAGCCGTCGCAACTCGTTATTATCCCTTCGGGGGTGGCGCATAAATATATGTCGGAAGAGGACGACCCATGGACAATTTACTGGATACATTTTAAAGGGGATATCTCCGCTTTTATCGTAGAACTGATCCTTCAGCGGGCCAGGAACTATAAGCTGCATCTTACATATAATGAGACCCGTATCCACCTGTTTGAGGAGATCTGTCTGAACCTGCAGAAGGGCTATAGTGGGGATAATCTTCGTTATGTGAATATGATCTTTAATCATTTTCTTTCCTCCTTATTGTATGAGGAGAAGTTTAATCATGCAGGCCATGAGGAGGCGGAAGATGTCATTGCACATACCATCAGTATGATGCAGGAGCGGCTGGCCCAGGTGATCACATTGCAGGAGCTGTCGAGCTATGCCGGATTGTCGGTGTCCCATTTCTCGGCCGTATTCCGAGAGAAGACGGGTTACTCGCCGATAGAGTATTTTAATCATCTGAAGATCCAGAAGGCATGTCAGTACCTCATGTTCTCGAATGCCACGGTGAAGGAGGTGGCGAACAGGTTAGGGGTGGAGGATCAGTATTATTTTTCGCGGATGTTCTCGAAGCTGATGGGTATGTCGCCGTCGGAGTACAGGAATAAGAATAAGGCGATGGAGCAGTAG
- a CDS encoding RagB/SusD family nutrient uptake outer membrane protein, which translates to MQTHRYILFFILLAGALIPGCSKQLDIKPEVFVSPEELYKDEAGITAGITGIYRQLLVLKRSDYAVVGMVGTDEAKMTIFVPTWGPYWQGFAAVNSYSPLLTAQNDVVQGFWINCYKGINNANIAIKYTQQASVNEDFKMRALGEAKFMRALFYFYLVQLYDGVPMPTDADNPDAVRDGYPRSTAEAVYQLVIADLQYAAEHLNSKGDNGIDPGHATKEAATALLGKVYLTRKAYDLAKSTLEPLLSSSKTSLMPAYADLFVEKNENNIESLFEVQFSNEPDNTSNMANNTGAWQINSPGLSGAGGHVIIPTDYFFNSFEDSDLRKDATFRTVFYDANGNLVDYSWWADVGKPHVKKFDITKGVSVSGSLSSRNMYYLRLADVILMYAEAANELNDVTTALANLNKIRQRAGLGKWEDVRGGIPSQDELRTEIMMERMRELGFEGWRWFDLKRTGTLLNTVKANNPDAAPNIQSRHLLYPIPAKEFENNPKLTPKDQNEGY; encoded by the coding sequence ATGCAAACGCATCGCTATATATTATTCTTCATCTTACTTGCCGGGGCGCTTATCCCTGGCTGTAGCAAACAGCTCGATATTAAACCGGAAGTATTCGTTTCTCCCGAAGAGCTATACAAAGACGAAGCCGGCATTACGGCCGGTATTACCGGCATTTACCGCCAGCTGCTGGTACTGAAAAGATCAGACTATGCCGTTGTGGGCATGGTGGGTACCGATGAAGCAAAGATGACCATCTTCGTACCTACCTGGGGCCCTTACTGGCAGGGATTTGCAGCGGTGAACAGCTACTCGCCCCTGCTCACTGCACAGAACGATGTTGTACAGGGCTTCTGGATCAACTGCTATAAGGGGATCAATAATGCAAACATCGCTATCAAATATACGCAGCAGGCGTCCGTAAATGAAGATTTCAAAATGCGGGCGCTGGGAGAAGCAAAGTTCATGCGGGCACTGTTTTACTTCTACCTGGTACAGTTGTATGACGGTGTACCCATGCCAACGGATGCAGACAACCCTGATGCTGTGAGGGACGGCTATCCGAGAAGTACCGCGGAAGCGGTATACCAGCTGGTAATAGCCGACCTGCAGTATGCGGCCGAACATCTGAACAGCAAAGGAGATAATGGCATCGATCCGGGTCATGCTACCAAAGAAGCAGCGACCGCACTGCTGGGTAAGGTCTATCTTACCCGCAAAGCGTACGACCTGGCTAAAAGCACCCTGGAACCATTGCTGAGCTCCTCCAAGACCAGCCTTATGCCGGCATATGCCGACCTCTTCGTAGAGAAAAATGAGAACAATATTGAATCTTTGTTTGAAGTACAGTTCTCCAATGAGCCCGACAATACCAGCAACATGGCCAATAACACAGGCGCATGGCAGATCAACTCTCCCGGCCTGAGTGGCGCCGGCGGACACGTCATCATTCCTACAGATTACTTCTTCAACAGTTTTGAGGATAGTGATCTGAGAAAAGACGCGACATTCCGTACAGTGTTCTACGATGCGAACGGTAACCTTGTCGATTACTCCTGGTGGGCAGATGTAGGCAAACCGCATGTGAAGAAATTTGACATCACCAAAGGCGTATCAGTAAGCGGCTCTTTGTCGTCCAGGAACATGTACTACCTGCGACTTGCAGATGTAATCCTGATGTATGCAGAAGCGGCCAATGAACTGAATGACGTCACCACTGCACTCGCTAATCTGAATAAGATCAGGCAACGCGCCGGCCTTGGTAAATGGGAAGACGTACGTGGCGGCATTCCCTCACAGGATGAACTGCGCACGGAGATCATGATGGAGCGCATGCGTGAACTGGGCTTCGAAGGCTGGAGATGGTTCGACCTGAAAAGGACCGGTACCTTACTGAATACCGTAAAGGCCAACAATCCGGATGCAGCGCCTAATATCCAGTCCAGGCATCTGCTGTATCCTATTCCTGCAAAAGAATTTGAGAACAATCCAAAGCTCACACCTAAAGATCAAAACGAGGGCTATTAA